A single genomic interval of Psychroserpens sp. NJDZ02 harbors:
- a CDS encoding ABC transporter substrate-binding protein — protein sequence MLQNKTFLLLLFSALFFLNCKEDKGIPVKLPPTQNPTTQKVSNTIAYAEGFSISTVSDFKVLKINNPWPNAEKTYRYVLISKEEAAKRSFMKGEYDGIIITPVKRIVVTSTTHIPALELLNEEETLIGFPGTDYVSSEKTRQRIDNGSVRELGKNEGLNTEVLLSLNPDVVIGFGVDGTSKSLNTINKARIPVIYNGDWVEKSPLAKAEWIKFFGALYNKTTQADSIFKTIETDYKAAQKLAQTVSKRPTVISGAMHKDVWYLPNGTSTEAQFLKDANVDYLYADTEGTGSLALSFETVFEKAKSADLWLSPSYYPTMDALKQANTHYTQFDAFKNNAIYTFSNTTGKTGGVLYYEIGLARPDLVLKDIIKICHPELLPEYTPYFFKPLK from the coding sequence ATGTTACAAAACAAAACTTTTTTACTACTTCTATTCTCGGCTTTATTCTTTCTAAATTGTAAAGAAGACAAAGGTATTCCTGTTAAACTCCCACCGACACAAAATCCAACAACTCAAAAAGTAAGTAATACTATTGCTTACGCGGAAGGATTTAGCATTTCCACTGTAAGTGATTTTAAGGTTTTAAAAATTAATAATCCTTGGCCTAATGCTGAAAAAACATACCGTTATGTTTTAATTTCTAAAGAAGAAGCGGCCAAAAGATCTTTTATGAAAGGCGAATATGATGGTATTATCATAACGCCGGTTAAACGTATTGTTGTGACCTCGACCACTCATATTCCTGCTTTAGAATTATTAAATGAAGAAGAAACCTTAATCGGATTTCCTGGAACAGATTATGTCTCCTCAGAAAAGACAAGACAACGTATAGATAATGGAAGCGTTAGAGAATTAGGTAAAAACGAAGGCCTAAACACAGAAGTGTTACTTAGTCTAAATCCTGATGTTGTCATTGGTTTTGGTGTTGATGGTACCAGTAAATCATTAAATACAATCAATAAAGCAAGAATCCCAGTAATTTATAATGGCGATTGGGTTGAAAAATCACCACTAGCTAAAGCCGAATGGATTAAGTTTTTTGGTGCATTATATAATAAAACAACACAAGCCGATTCTATATTTAAAACTATCGAAACAGATTATAAAGCAGCGCAAAAACTAGCACAAACCGTTAGTAAACGACCAACCGTAATTAGTGGTGCTATGCATAAAGACGTCTGGTACTTACCCAATGGAACAAGTACAGAAGCTCAGTTTTTAAAAGACGCTAATGTGGACTATTTATATGCAGATACTGAAGGCACAGGAAGTTTAGCCTTAAGTTTTGAAACTGTTTTTGAAAAAGCTAAAAGCGCAGACCTTTGGTTAAGCCCATCGTATTACCCAACAATGGACGCTTTAAAACAAGCTAACACCCATTACACACAATTTGATGCGTTTAAAAACAACGCCATTTACACGTTTTCTAACACGACAGGAAAAACAGGTGGTGTATTATATTATGAGATCGGTTTAGCTAGACCAGACTTAGTCTTAAAAGATATTATTAAAATTTGCCATCCAGAACTATTACCAGAATATACACCTTACTTTTTTAAACCATTAAAGTAA
- a CDS encoding ABC transporter ATP-binding protein, translating to MVLETKNQHTILKTDNLTIGYQTKKTQTIIAANITIALKKGELIGLVGGNGIGKSTLLKTLTKVHEPLHGAIIINEKPLQDYSNLELAKALSLVLTEPITAKNLTVFELVALGRQPYTNWVGTISDADQTIISNAIIQTNIEELQHKKCFELSDGQLQKVMIARALAQDTDLIILDEPTSHLDMYHKVYILKLLRKLTKETGKTILFSSHEIDLAIQLCDSMIVMSKDNIISDTPCNLIEKGAFSKLFPEDMIVFDEKTGSFRVKK from the coding sequence ATAGTGTTAGAAACTAAAAACCAACATACCATCCTTAAAACAGATAACCTAACCATAGGCTATCAGACTAAAAAAACGCAAACTATTATAGCGGCAAACATTACTATTGCTTTAAAAAAAGGAGAATTAATAGGTTTAGTTGGTGGTAACGGTATTGGAAAATCAACATTATTAAAAACGTTAACTAAGGTTCACGAGCCTTTACATGGCGCAATTATAATAAACGAAAAACCATTACAAGACTATTCTAATTTAGAACTAGCAAAAGCCCTAAGTTTGGTCTTAACCGAGCCCATAACTGCTAAAAACCTAACCGTTTTTGAGCTAGTCGCTTTAGGACGTCAACCGTATACTAATTGGGTAGGCACCATTTCTGATGCTGATCAGACTATAATTAGCAACGCTATTATTCAAACTAATATTGAAGAGTTACAACATAAAAAATGTTTTGAACTTAGTGATGGTCAGTTACAAAAAGTGATGATTGCACGTGCGTTAGCGCAAGACACCGACCTGATTATTCTAGACGAACCGACCTCACATCTGGACATGTATCATAAAGTATACATCTTAAAACTACTCCGTAAACTAACCAAAGAAACGGGTAAAACCATTCTATTTTCTTCTCATGAAATAGATTTAGCCATCCAACTCTGTGATAGTATGATTGTCATGTCAAAAGACAATATTATAAGCGACACCCCTTGTAATTTAATCGAAAAAGGAGCCTTTTCTAAGCTATTTCCTGAAGATATGATTGTTTTCGATGAAAAAACAGGTAGTTTTAGGGTGAAAAAGTAA
- the rmuC gene encoding DNA recombination protein RmuC, with protein MNDNIILIIAILIAAAIGGYLGMLFTTLKSKSEKSTLEERNANLQQQLSDLKQFYSAESERQNTTFTTQLQELKQTISKIEIEREDIRREKDFLNEDLARKNADFENLQQLNLKRDEEVELRQEQLRKDFELLATKILDEKSEKFTLQNKENIKNILSPLQEKIQTFEKKVDDTQKESISMHSALKEQLLGLKDLNQQMTKEATNLTKALKGDSKMQGNWGELVLERVLEKSGLEKDREYFVQQNFTRADGSRVLPDIVLHLPDNKKMIIDSKVSLTDYERYVNAEEDERALFLKAHINSIKRHVDQLSEKKYEDLYDIESPDFVLLFIPIEPAFAVAINADNSIYNKAFEKNIVIVTPSTLLATLRTVDSMWNNEKQQQNAIEIARQAGALYDKFHGLVVDLTGVGKKIDDAKKDYSSAMNKLVEGKGNLVTSVEKIKKLGAKAKKALPEAIIKRAKSDD; from the coding sequence ATGAACGACAACATCATCCTTATTATCGCTATTTTAATCGCTGCCGCTATTGGTGGGTATTTAGGTATGCTATTCACTACACTTAAAAGTAAAAGTGAGAAAAGCACTTTGGAAGAGCGCAATGCTAACTTACAGCAGCAATTGTCTGACTTAAAACAATTTTATTCCGCTGAAAGCGAAAGACAAAACACCACCTTTACTACCCAATTACAAGAGTTGAAACAAACTATTTCTAAAATAGAAATAGAACGTGAAGACATCCGTCGTGAAAAGGATTTTTTAAATGAAGATTTGGCTAGAAAAAACGCCGATTTCGAAAACTTACAGCAACTAAATTTAAAACGTGACGAAGAAGTCGAATTGCGTCAAGAACAATTACGTAAGGATTTTGAGCTATTAGCCACTAAAATTTTAGATGAAAAGAGCGAGAAATTCACCCTTCAGAATAAAGAAAATATTAAAAACATTTTAAGTCCACTTCAAGAAAAGATTCAAACATTCGAGAAAAAAGTAGACGATACACAAAAGGAAAGTATTAGCATGCATTCTGCTTTAAAAGAGCAATTACTTGGTTTAAAAGACTTAAATCAACAAATGACAAAAGAAGCCACTAATTTAACTAAAGCCTTAAAAGGAGATAGTAAAATGCAAGGAAATTGGGGCGAATTGGTCTTGGAACGTGTTCTTGAAAAATCTGGCTTAGAAAAAGACAGAGAATATTTTGTACAACAAAATTTTACCAGAGCGGATGGCTCTAGAGTACTACCGGATATTGTACTACACTTACCTGACAATAAAAAAATGATTATTGATAGTAAGGTGTCTTTAACCGATTACGAACGTTATGTTAATGCTGAAGAGGACGAACGCGCGTTATTTTTAAAAGCACATATCAATTCTATTAAAAGGCACGTCGACCAATTATCTGAGAAAAAATACGAGGATTTATATGACATCGAAAGTCCTGACTTTGTCCTACTATTTATTCCAATCGAACCTGCGTTTGCAGTCGCTATAAATGCAGACAACTCGATATACAATAAAGCATTCGAGAAAAATATAGTTATTGTAACCCCTTCTACCCTATTAGCGACTTTGAGAACGGTGGATAGCATGTGGAACAATGAAAAGCAACAACAAAATGCTATTGAAATTGCACGTCAAGCAGGCGCGCTCTACGATAAATTTCATGGTTTAGTAGTCGATTTAACAGGGGTTGGAAAAAAGATTGACGATGCCAAAAAAGATTATTCTTCTGCGATGAATAAGTTAGTAGAAGGTAAAGGAAACTTGGTTACCAGTGTTGAAAAAATAAAAAAA
- a CDS encoding FecCD family ABC transporter permease — protein sequence MKNKYSYSFLILTIILLVLFCVNISLGSISIPLKTIVSSFFTATDSLSNQEYIIQNYRLPKAITAVLVGSGLGISGLLMQTLFRNPLAGPFVLGITSGASLGVALVILGSSIFGGFLATFLLTKWSLVIAASLGSFLVLLLVLIVSSKVRDTMAILIIGLMFGSITSAIVSVLSYFSSAEQLQQYIFWGFGSLGDLDWSELQIFALLYSLGIGFSILSIKGLNTLLLGENYAKSLGLNIKQSRLLIIIATSLLAGTITAFAGPIAFIGLAIPHVTRQVFNTSNHKTLLPAVFLFGAIIMLICDSIAQLPNSDYLLPINAITSLIGAPVVIWLLVRQRKMAF from the coding sequence TTGAAAAACAAATATTCATATAGCTTCTTAATACTAACAATTATACTGTTGGTACTGTTCTGCGTTAATATTAGTTTAGGGTCTATTTCTATACCTTTAAAAACTATAGTCAGTAGTTTTTTTACAGCAACAGATAGCCTGTCTAATCAAGAATATATTATACAAAATTATCGTTTACCCAAAGCTATAACCGCTGTTTTGGTCGGTTCTGGTTTAGGGATTTCGGGATTATTAATGCAAACCTTATTCAGAAATCCATTAGCAGGCCCTTTTGTATTAGGGATTACGTCTGGCGCCAGTTTGGGTGTAGCTTTAGTTATTTTGGGAAGTAGTATTTTTGGTGGATTTTTAGCCACTTTCCTACTTACAAAATGGAGCTTAGTCATTGCTGCCAGCCTAGGTAGTTTTTTAGTCTTGTTACTAGTACTTATTGTCTCTTCTAAAGTTAGAGATACCATGGCTATTTTAATTATAGGTTTAATGTTTGGAAGTATCACATCAGCAATTGTTAGTGTCCTCTCCTACTTTAGTTCTGCCGAGCAATTACAACAATACATTTTTTGGGGCTTTGGTAGTTTAGGGGATTTAGATTGGAGCGAACTTCAGATTTTTGCATTACTATATAGTTTAGGTATCGGTTTCAGCATCTTATCCATTAAAGGATTAAACACCTTATTACTAGGTGAAAATTATGCCAAAAGTTTAGGTTTAAACATTAAACAAAGTCGTTTATTAATTATAATCGCCACGAGTTTGTTAGCCGGTACAATTACAGCATTTGCCGGACCAATAGCTTTTATAGGTTTAGCAATACCACATGTTACACGACAAGTATTTAATACTTCAAACCATAAAACACTATTACCAGCAGTCTTTTTATTTGGTGCTATTATTATGCTAATTTGCGACAGTATAGCACAATTACCAAATAGCGATTATTTATTACCCATAAATGCTATTACCTCTTTAATTGGTGCGCCTGTTGTCATTTGGTTACTAGTTAGACAGCGTAAAATGGCATTTTAA